The sequence below is a genomic window from Coffea arabica cultivar ET-39 chromosome 8e, Coffea Arabica ET-39 HiFi, whole genome shotgun sequence.
GAATAACATATAGTGATACAAGGACTAACATCTGGTGCACCATTTCAAATTAATTATAGCATTTCTTCTTTACTTTGTTGTTGATTCAAATCAATAAGAAGAAGTAACCTTTCATCTAACTTTGCAGATTTAATGAATGCAGTGGTCAGAAAGGCGCCTCCAGCTCACTATATATTAAAGATTGACTCATACTCGTTTCTTCTTGCAATTTTGAAGATTAAAGGAGCAAGTTTTTACAGTACAGATATTTTTGAAGCTAGTGGTTACAAATGGTTTAGTTGATTCATCTTTTCTCTCAGAGATTATGCCTTTATAAATTATCCTATTAAATGCATCACAAGATTAGTTGGACTTGAAATGGAAACCAGCCACAGAATTTCAGAAGGATAATCATTTCAAAGAatatttcttattcttttcaAAGTTTTATAACATTAGTCATCTCTAAATAGTGATTAGGATTAAAAATTCTTACATTGTCAGTGCAAAATGTTTTAAACAACTGGCTTTAGATGCATGCCATAttgtaaatgaaaattttgaaatttgaataaaGAATGTGTCATGCAGCCATACCCCATAGTGTAAAACAATTTTATGCTGATAGTGTGGAAATGATTAAGCGATAGCAATTATATGTACCTTACTTCTTATGCTCAAACAATTACTTATTTTCACTGGAAGGAGGTTATATTTCTACCCTGATGGTGACAAAGAAAGATATGGAGAAGGATGCATATCTCTTTATGTGAGCATTGAGGATACTAGTGCTTTGCAACCTGGCTGGGAGATTGATGCCAATGTCAGATTTTTTGTATATGATCAGATTCGAGACGAGTACTTAATGTTCCAAGGTTGTGGATTTTCTCAACCATTTCCaattgttttaaattttctagCTTCTGCATAGCTAAACAATGGTTTTAGTAATGATTTCTTTGTAAATTTTCTTGTATGTACTATGTAGACACAAAACGGTTGCATGAAATTAACAAAGAATGCGGCATTGCCCAATTGCTGGATCTCAGCTATTTCAAGAATCCCACAAATGGCTTCCTTTTTCGTGACAAATGTGTGGTCGGAGTGGAAATTTTTGCAAATATATATACTGGTGTGGGAGAGTGCTTGCCGGCGCCTGAGAAATTCTACTACAACCCCTACACTTGGAAGATCAATGACTATTCTAAGCGTGCAAATGTTCTCTATTCTGAAGTTTTTGTCCGAGGAAACCACCACTGGTCTGAACTCTGTTATTgttttttgtcatcacaagaaCTCACTATTGTACTAATGAAAATTGGGATTTAAAATGGTTTAATTCTACGAGTTCATCTGCAATTTCAGGAAGCTAAGACTTTGTCCCAAAGGAGACTTTGGGCAGGAAGCCAAAAGCCTATCCCTCTATCTGGAACTGGTTGAATCAGAACCTGCTACAAGAATTTACGCAGATTACAAGTTTCAGCTAAAAAACCAGGAAAGCGGAGAAGATTTTGAGCTCACAGGTGAACTTCATGATACTTTGTTGTGTTCAAGATAGATGTTACGTTTATTCAGTTTGAATATATACTACAAAATTTCTGTTTGATTAGACGACTCTGCTTCTTCTTGCAGGTCTTGACGTATTTTCTTCTTCAACCCCTAGTTGGGGGTTTTCTGAATTTCTTTCCATAAATGATGTTGAAGACTCTTCCAAAGGATTCCTCGTTGAAGATGTTTTGATTATTCAAGTCGAAATCATCCATATCTCAGCTGTTAAAAAGTTCTCCTAAGACTGCTTAACATACAGATATGAAAGGGGTAAAAcattgacaatcggacagttcAGGAGTACTGAATACCTCTACTTAGAAGGAAACTCTCTCCAATAGTGTTTAGATTCAATATTCTTTGTTGGAGCAGGCTCAagtttttcatgatttttcactATGCATAATTATCTTCAGTGATTGTACTTCCACCTAATTGGTGGCTTTATCCATTTgggagctttttttttttcttttttttgagttCCTTTTCATGTCACCTATAACATTAGTTCAACTGCCCCGAAAAATGATTGAGCTATTGTATATTGCCGAATTCCTGACTCCACCATGATCGGATCATTCGTTTTGTGGTTTGTTATATTTGTAATCATATAAATTTCCAGGGAGGAAAAAAGATTCCTACAGCATGATAGTCCTTTCTTCTTGCCTCATTTTATTATCTAAAGCTTCTATCATCACAACTCAATGAGCTATAGGTATCATTGTGTATCTACTTGCTACACACCATCATATGAATGCTCAAACAATTAATTCTTAGgtgataaagaaaaaaaaaaaagaaacaacaatGTGAACTTCGAATTCTTCGACTATGATAACATTCTAGAAGAGCGGTTAGAGTCTTGTTTCATGTGTGTTTGCGTGTGCATTTTGGTGGGGGTGGGTGGTGGGAGCTTGCAAGATACATTAATTAGATACAACTTATCTCCAAGCGTGAGGAAGTTCTTTATTCTGATGTTATTCTTCAGGAAAATTGCAACTGGTGTGTAttgattctttctttttcttaaaaaaaaatatctgtCTTCATATTATTGCTTCATAATTTGTTAATCCCAATTAATTTTTGGGCAATTGGGagtttataatttctaatactAAGTCCAAGGCTTCAATTTTTTTGTCCAAGCTCAGAAGCTTTAGAGCAAGAAGCCATAAGCTTTTCCTCTGTACATCTAGAATTAGCTGAGACAAGAACTGCCTTAAAATATATGCATAATTCAAGCAGTTGAAAAGGACCAAAAGAATGGCAAAGATGTGGAACGTACGGCAGGTAAACTTCATTATATATGTTTAGTATTACTTACTTTTCTGGGGTAATTACCATTGTTATCCCCTTCCTTTTGGTACAATATCCTAATTTAATTGGCTTGACTAAGGATGGCAAGCCACCCGCCCCGCAGGAGGCTAATGGAGCGGGGCAGGGGGAAtttttttccccccgcttagaaacagggcgggcgccacccgctttaaaaaaataaatatataatatatatatatgtatatgattatatacaatatataatttaattagttacaaacttatgataattatattattagttatatgtattatataatgtatattagtatatgtaatataattgatattatcaattatactaataattatatatgtgtactaatatAAATTGTTAATTGGTtgtactaaatttactaatatatttatactaaatccctaattacatttaataaaataacatttttttctcaaaaaaaaagcacaagtataataatgaattagtgattgtatttgtgccaaaaatgaaaacttgactactttagttgtatttatttcatcatgttggattgtattcaaataacttttgtttgattgtttttataagttttaattgtgaaattacaatgaataataatttgatgatgtgttgatattttagtacttgattatttgctaaaatttaactataataaaattatataacaaatttttattagcccTAGAGGGCACCCGGGGGGCAGGGCGGGGGGAGCAGGGGACGGGGGACGGGTCTGAGGCAGGGGGAATTTGTAGGCAGCGGGCCGAGAgatgggggaggggtcccccgccccaaccccacCTCGTTGCCATCCTTAGGCTTGACCTCTAATTTGGCGAGTCTACTTGGAATACATTTTGAagacaaagggaaaaaaaaattttacagcaCTTCATTAGAAAGTGAAACAACAAACTGAGTATTGTTGGGATGGATGTAGGGACCTCGCTTGTGTAAATATATGAAAGGGCAACACTGTCTGGCCACAAATCAGTTTTGATGTATGGCCGATCAGGTGGTTATAAAAGCATGTGTGATAAGGGGAGAGGGGGCAGGGGCATCCATTCTTGAACGGTGTAAGAATTTTTTAACAAATCGTAATTCATTATCAATTACTTGTATATCTTTGTAACAGAGATGTTATATTCAACTACTGTTCATCTGGATCAGTATATGTTAGTTGAGTCAATGTTACGTGACATTTTCTGAttcttaaattttaaatttttgcttTGTTTGCAAAATCCGAACTGTGAACCTTTAGTCATATCTAAATTGATCACCAATTGTCACTGGAGATGGCACGAGGGCAGGAGGAGGAAAGCTTTACGTACTTAAATCACTGCAATCTACTCCTACTGGCTTTATTCTTTTCAGTGATCAGGTGGATGATGTGATCTGACAGCCTAGCAAATCTAACCCTTTTGTCATTATATCTGGCCTATGATGTATTGTAACTAGATTTGCCCATGTCCCTTTGGGTCCTATGTCGAAGAAGGTTGGATACTTCTGAGTTTGGATAAATTGCAGCATGGGGTATTGTGAATAGAGCTGAGTGTGTCTTATGCAGTCAAAGTACTAAATCAGTTGATCACTTCTTGTTTCAGTGCCGGCCATGAATATGGTCTATTTCAGTTATGGGAATGTCGGTCTGAACTAACTACTTGACAAAGTTTATTAGCCAGTCCTATCCTGAAGTTTAACAGACAATCTcagaattgaaaattttcagcatTTGCATGTGCTTTACCATTTCAATCTGAACACAAGTTTATCCATCCCGTCAGTACATCTCGAACATGGACCGACCAATTTCCTCGAGTCAAGAGGTACAAATTGCCCCTTGATAAGACCCTCAAATTTAACGTCTCTCAGATCATTCTCCCAAACCTTATTGTCCCCTCGATTGCAGTCGTCTGAGTTTCTTCTATCAATCAGCCTCTGacaaaacaacttcacaaatTGCTTAGCataaaaaaattccaaattaaggAAGATGGACTCAGGTCGGCAAATCAGGAATAAATTATCTATAAGAGTTGAATTGTTTGACTGTGATGAAGATGGTGCTAATGAACAATAGGTGGACAAAGTCAGATCCTCCACCTATCCTCCAGGCTTCTCGACAGAATTAATTTGGTGGTAATTTCTTTAACATCTCCCTGAGCTGGAGAGCCCAATCAGCAGTACCAGAGCTAATACTGTCATCTAAGCGTATCTTGTACTTGCATCTACTTGATGAAGTAGTGGTAGTGGGCAAAGCGTTGAAATATGGGATCTTGTAACCATCTTGCTTAAATGAAACCATGCTTGGA
It includes:
- the LOC113704456 gene encoding uncharacterized protein, which translates into the protein MAEESKDLSLMVPAAVGSCDLMNAVVRKAPPAHYILKIDSYSFLLAILKIKGASFYSTDIFEASGYKWRLYFYPDGDKERYGEGCISLYVSIEDTSALQPGWEIDANVRFFVYDQIRDEYLMFQDTKRLHEINKECGIAQLLDLSYFKNPTNGFLFRDKCVVGVEIFANIYTGVGECLPAPEKFYYNPYTWKINDYSKRANVLYSEVFVRGNHHWKLRLCPKGDFGQEAKSLSLYLELVESEPATRIYADYKFQLKNQESGEDFELTGLDVFSSSTPSWGFSEFLSINDVEDSSKGFLVEDVLIIQVEIIHISAVKKFS